In Janibacter sp. CX7, a single genomic region encodes these proteins:
- the acnA gene encoding aconitate hydratase AcnA translates to MASSNTFNAKDTLTVGDESYEIYRIDKVEGSKNLPYSLKVLLENQLRTEDGENVTADHINALGSWDENAQPDTEIQFTPARVIMQDFTGVPCVVDLATMREAVAELGGDPTKINPLAPAELVIDHSVQIDEFGTAQAFAHNVDFEYERNNERYQFLRWGQTAFDDFKVVPPGTGIVHQVNIEHLARVTMTRDGVAYPDTCVGTDSHTTMENGLGVLGWGVGGIEAEAAMLGQPVSMLIPRVVGFKLSGSIPAGATATDVVLTITEMLRDHGVVGKFVEFYGEGVAQVPLANRATIGNMSPEFGSTAAMFPIDDVTLDYLRLTGRSDQQVALVEAYAKTQGMWLDPAVEPRFSEYLELDLSTVVPSIAGPKRPQDRIEVSKAKEQFRGDLKNYVVDGNGIEKSSVDTELAGTFPASDAPSHDALEASETAGRPSHSAMRTNGDRATNPTKAVIDGTEVEIDHGHVVIASITSCTNTSNPSVMMAAAMLAKNAVERGLQVKPWVKTSMAPGSKVVTEYYEKAGMWPYLEKLGYHLVGYGCTTCIGNSGPIIEEVSQAVNANDLAVTSVLSGNRNFEGRINPDVKMNYLASPPLVIAYALAGTMDFDFETEALGQDADGNDVFLKDIWPNPADVQSTIDTAVTQEMFTEKYADVFAGDERWTSLETPEGNTFEWADESTYVRKPPYFEGMKMDLDAVEDISGARVLAKLGDSVTTDHISPAGAIKADSPAGVYLAEHGVERKDFNSYGSRRGNHEVMIRGTFANIRLKNQLLDGVEGGFTRDFLGDGGQTTIFEASEKYIEAGVPLVVLAGKEYGSGSSRDWAAKGTRLLGVRAVIAQSYERIHRSNLIGMGVIPLQFPEGQSADSLGLDGTETFDIAGITELNNGSTPKTVKVTATKDGGETVEFDAVVRIDTPGEADYYRNGGILQYVLRSLVG, encoded by the coding sequence GTGGCCAGCTCGAACACCTTCAACGCCAAGGACACGCTCACCGTCGGTGACGAGTCCTACGAGATCTACCGGATCGACAAGGTCGAGGGCTCGAAGAACCTGCCCTACAGCCTCAAGGTCCTGCTGGAGAACCAGCTGCGCACCGAGGACGGCGAGAACGTCACCGCCGACCACATCAACGCGCTCGGCTCCTGGGACGAGAACGCCCAGCCCGACACCGAGATCCAGTTCACGCCCGCCCGCGTGATCATGCAGGACTTCACCGGCGTCCCCTGCGTCGTCGACCTCGCCACGATGCGCGAGGCCGTCGCCGAGCTCGGTGGCGACCCGACGAAGATCAACCCGCTCGCGCCCGCCGAGCTCGTCATCGACCACTCCGTGCAGATCGACGAGTTCGGCACGGCACAGGCCTTCGCGCACAACGTCGACTTCGAGTACGAGCGCAACAACGAGCGCTACCAGTTCCTGCGCTGGGGCCAGACGGCCTTCGACGACTTCAAGGTCGTCCCCCCGGGCACCGGCATCGTCCACCAGGTCAACATCGAGCACCTGGCCCGCGTCACGATGACCCGCGACGGCGTCGCCTACCCCGACACCTGCGTCGGCACCGACTCGCACACGACGATGGAGAACGGCCTGGGCGTCCTGGGCTGGGGCGTCGGCGGCATCGAGGCCGAGGCGGCCATGCTCGGCCAGCCGGTCTCCATGCTCATCCCGCGCGTCGTCGGCTTCAAGCTCTCCGGCTCGATCCCGGCCGGCGCCACCGCGACCGACGTCGTCCTGACGATCACCGAGATGCTGCGTGACCACGGCGTCGTCGGCAAGTTCGTCGAGTTCTACGGCGAGGGCGTCGCCCAGGTGCCGCTGGCCAACCGCGCCACCATCGGCAACATGAGCCCCGAGTTCGGCTCGACCGCCGCGATGTTCCCCATCGACGACGTCACCCTCGACTACCTGCGCCTCACCGGCCGCTCCGACCAGCAGGTCGCGCTCGTCGAGGCCTACGCCAAGACCCAGGGCATGTGGCTCGACCCGGCTGTCGAGCCCCGCTTCTCCGAGTACCTCGAGCTCGACCTGTCGACGGTCGTCCCCTCGATCGCCGGCCCGAAGCGTCCGCAGGACCGCATCGAGGTCAGCAAGGCCAAGGAGCAGTTCCGCGGCGACCTGAAGAACTACGTCGTCGACGGCAACGGCATCGAGAAGTCCTCGGTCGACACCGAGCTCGCCGGCACCTTCCCGGCGTCCGACGCCCCGAGCCACGACGCGCTCGAGGCCTCGGAGACGGCCGGCCGGCCGAGCCACTCCGCCATGCGGACCAACGGTGACCGGGCCACCAACCCCACCAAGGCGGTCATCGACGGCACCGAGGTCGAGATCGACCACGGTCACGTCGTCATCGCCTCGATCACCAGCTGCACCAACACGTCCAACCCGTCGGTCATGATGGCCGCCGCGATGCTCGCGAAGAACGCCGTCGAGCGCGGTCTGCAGGTCAAGCCCTGGGTCAAGACGTCGATGGCGCCCGGCTCGAAGGTCGTCACCGAGTACTACGAGAAGGCCGGCATGTGGCCCTACCTCGAGAAGCTCGGCTACCACCTCGTCGGCTACGGCTGCACGACCTGCATCGGCAACTCGGGCCCGATCATCGAGGAGGTCTCGCAGGCGGTCAACGCCAACGACCTCGCCGTGACCTCGGTCCTGTCCGGCAACCGCAACTTCGAGGGGCGCATCAACCCCGACGTGAAGATGAACTACCTCGCGTCGCCGCCGCTCGTCATCGCCTACGCGCTCGCCGGCACGATGGACTTCGACTTCGAGACCGAGGCCCTGGGACAGGACGCCGACGGCAACGACGTCTTCCTCAAGGACATCTGGCCCAACCCGGCCGACGTGCAGAGCACGATCGACACCGCGGTCACGCAGGAGATGTTCACCGAGAAGTACGCGGACGTCTTCGCCGGTGACGAGCGCTGGACCTCGCTCGAGACCCCCGAGGGCAACACCTTCGAGTGGGCCGACGAGTCGACCTACGTGCGCAAGCCCCCGTACTTCGAGGGCATGAAGATGGACCTCGATGCCGTCGAGGACATCTCCGGTGCGCGCGTCCTGGCCAAGCTGGGTGACTCGGTCACGACCGACCACATCAGCCCGGCCGGTGCGATCAAGGCCGACAGCCCGGCGGGCGTCTACCTCGCCGAGCACGGCGTGGAGCGCAAGGACTTCAACTCCTACGGCTCGCGCCGTGGCAACCACGAGGTCATGATCCGCGGCACCTTCGCCAACATCCGGCTGAAGAACCAGCTGCTCGACGGCGTCGAGGGTGGCTTCACCCGCGACTTCCTCGGCGACGGTGGCCAGACGACGATCTTCGAGGCCTCGGAGAAGTACATCGAGGCCGGCGTCCCGCTCGTCGTCCTCGCGGGCAAGGAGTACGGCTCCGGCTCGTCGCGCGACTGGGCGGCCAAGGGCACGCGCCTGCTCGGCGTCCGCGCCGTCATCGCGCAGTCCTACGAGCGCATCCACCGCTCCAACCTCATCGGCATGGGCGTCATCCCGCTCCAGTTCCCCGAGGGGCAGAGCGCCGACTCGCTCGGCCTGGACGGCACCGAGACCTTCGACATCGCGGGCATCACCGAGCTCAACAACGGCTCGACGCCCAAGACGGTCAAGGTCACGGCGACCAAGGACGGCGGCGAGACCGTGGAGTTCGACGCGGTCGTGCGCATCGACACCCCCGGTGAGGCGGACTACTACCGCAACGGCGGCATCCTGCAGTACGTGCTGCGGTCGCTCGTCGGCTGA
- a CDS encoding class I SAM-dependent RNA methyltransferase yields MTGPSADELTVGHEVDVEVGPVAHGGHCVARYEGRVLFVRHTLPGERVRARITEGGPGDRFLRADAVEVVEASPHRVSSRCPVAGPGGCGGCDFQHVDTAHQRELKAAVVAEQLQRLAGVEREVVVEALADDDGLRYRTRVELAVADGRVGLRRHRSHDVVPVTGCPIGVAAVDEAISDALAEAESAAGSLDGISALDVVVPSGESDTVVVEVPHDAPTPPITVTETVATAAGERAMHVDARGFWQVHRDAPRAFVEAVLAAADVRPGERVLDLYSGVGLFSVPLAEAVGPEGQLVAVESDRRATDHLRDNLAGRPWGLVVPGRVDDLLGVPRKGRRRGPRRPARSDMLPPSADVVVLDPPRTGAGRQVVEALSSLRPRRLVYVACDPAALARDTAYLADQGYSLARLRALDAFPMTHHVECVATFEPTGAPPAP; encoded by the coding sequence ATGACCGGACCGAGCGCAGACGAGCTGACCGTGGGGCACGAGGTCGACGTCGAGGTGGGCCCCGTCGCGCACGGCGGGCACTGCGTGGCCCGCTACGAGGGGCGGGTGCTCTTCGTCCGGCACACGCTGCCGGGAGAGCGGGTGCGTGCCCGGATCACCGAAGGGGGTCCCGGTGACCGCTTCCTGCGGGCCGACGCCGTCGAGGTCGTCGAGGCATCGCCGCACCGCGTCTCCTCCCGCTGCCCGGTCGCCGGGCCCGGCGGGTGCGGAGGCTGCGACTTCCAGCACGTCGACACCGCCCACCAGCGCGAGCTCAAGGCGGCCGTCGTCGCGGAGCAGCTGCAGCGGCTCGCGGGGGTCGAGCGGGAGGTCGTCGTCGAGGCGCTCGCCGACGACGACGGGCTGCGCTACCGCACCCGGGTCGAGCTCGCCGTCGCGGACGGTCGGGTCGGCCTGCGCCGGCACCGCAGCCACGACGTCGTCCCGGTGACCGGCTGCCCGATCGGGGTCGCGGCCGTCGACGAGGCGATCTCCGACGCGCTCGCCGAGGCCGAGAGCGCGGCCGGCTCGCTCGACGGGATCAGCGCGCTCGACGTGGTCGTCCCGTCGGGGGAGAGCGACACCGTCGTCGTCGAGGTCCCGCACGACGCGCCGACCCCGCCGATCACCGTCACCGAGACCGTCGCCACCGCAGCAGGGGAGCGGGCCATGCACGTCGACGCCCGCGGCTTCTGGCAGGTGCACCGGGATGCCCCGCGCGCCTTCGTCGAGGCCGTGCTGGCCGCGGCCGACGTCCGGCCGGGGGAGCGGGTGCTCGACCTGTACAGCGGCGTCGGCCTCTTCTCCGTCCCGCTCGCCGAGGCCGTGGGCCCCGAGGGCCAGCTCGTCGCCGTCGAGTCCGACCGTCGGGCCACCGACCACCTGCGCGACAACCTCGCCGGTCGCCCGTGGGGCCTCGTCGTGCCCGGTCGCGTCGACGACCTGCTCGGTGTGCCCCGCAAGGGCCGCCGTCGCGGGCCGCGCCGCCCGGCCCGCTCCGACATGCTGCCGCCGAGTGCGGACGTCGTCGTCCTCGACCCGCCCCGCACCGGGGCCGGACGCCAGGTCGTCGAGGCGCTGTCCTCCCTTCGCCCGCGTCGTCTCGTCTACGTGGCCTGCGACCCTGCGGCGCTGGCCCGGGACACCGCCTACCTCGCGGACCAGGGCTACAGCTTGGCGCGCCTGCGTGCTCTTGATGCCTTCCCCATGACGCACCACGTCGAGTGCGTGGCGACCTTCGAGCCGACGGGGGCGCCGCCCGCCCCGTGA
- the dxs gene encoding 1-deoxy-D-xylulose-5-phosphate synthase, whose amino-acid sequence MAVLETITSPADLKRLPDELLDTLAQEIRSFLVAEVSRSGGHLGPNLGVVELTIALHRVFDSPDDTLVFDTGHQSYVHKLLTGRQDFSALRTRDGLSGYPSRAESEHDVVENSHASTSLSWAEGIAKGYRLRGEERHAVAVIGDGALTGGMAWEALNNIAADKDLPLVIVVNDNERSYAPTIGGLADHLAMLRTNRQYEQVLDWGKDKLNRTPVVGRAAYQAIHSMKKGAKDFWAPQGMFEDLGIKYVGPVDGHDEASVEQALRRAKAFGGPVLVHVITQKGRGYEHAVGDEADQFHAVGKINPETGLPLEIAGRSWTDEFGDEMLALGAERPEVVAITAAMMMPVGLQPFALAHPDRIFDVGIAEQHATTMAAGLAFAGMHPVVAIYATFLNRAFDQLLMDCAMHKAGVTFVLDRSGVTGPDGASHHGMWDMSLASIVPGLRLAAPRDGQQIRVALREAVDVEDGPTVIRFPKGSVADPLEAVATVDGLDVLAGDPAVDPEVLVVSVGSMAGTATTVAEKLAAEGHSTLVVDPRWVLPVPAALVELAARSGRVAVIEDNNVSGGVGAEVARVLDEAGVTAPVHRFGLPKEFLAHASRAQVLETVGLTPEPIVERLRAHL is encoded by the coding sequence GTGGCAGTCCTCGAGACGATCACCTCTCCCGCCGACCTCAAGCGACTCCCCGACGAGCTGCTCGACACCCTGGCGCAGGAGATCCGTTCCTTCCTCGTCGCCGAGGTCTCACGCAGCGGCGGGCACCTCGGCCCCAACCTCGGTGTCGTCGAGCTGACCATCGCCCTGCACCGGGTCTTCGACTCGCCCGACGACACGCTCGTCTTCGACACCGGTCACCAGTCCTACGTGCACAAGCTGCTCACGGGGCGGCAGGACTTCAGCGCGCTGCGCACCCGTGACGGGCTCTCCGGCTACCCGAGCCGGGCCGAGTCCGAGCACGACGTGGTGGAGAACAGCCACGCCTCGACCTCCCTGTCGTGGGCCGAGGGCATCGCCAAGGGCTACCGCCTGCGCGGCGAGGAGCGGCACGCCGTCGCCGTCATCGGCGACGGTGCGCTCACCGGCGGCATGGCCTGGGAGGCGCTCAACAACATCGCGGCCGACAAGGACCTGCCGCTCGTCATCGTCGTCAACGACAACGAGCGCTCCTATGCGCCGACCATCGGCGGCCTCGCCGACCATCTCGCGATGCTGCGGACCAACCGTCAGTACGAGCAGGTGCTCGACTGGGGCAAGGACAAGCTCAACCGCACCCCGGTCGTCGGGCGGGCGGCCTACCAGGCCATCCACTCGATGAAGAAGGGCGCGAAGGACTTCTGGGCGCCGCAGGGGATGTTCGAGGACCTCGGCATCAAGTACGTCGGCCCCGTCGACGGGCACGACGAGGCGAGCGTCGAGCAGGCACTGCGCCGGGCCAAGGCCTTCGGCGGGCCGGTTCTCGTCCACGTCATCACGCAGAAGGGCCGCGGCTACGAGCACGCGGTCGGTGACGAGGCCGACCAGTTCCACGCCGTCGGCAAGATCAACCCCGAGACCGGCCTGCCGCTCGAGATCGCCGGTCGCTCGTGGACCGACGAGTTCGGCGACGAGATGCTCGCGCTCGGGGCCGAGCGGCCCGAGGTCGTCGCGATCACCGCCGCGATGATGATGCCCGTCGGGCTGCAGCCCTTCGCGCTGGCCCACCCGGACCGGATCTTCGACGTCGGCATCGCCGAGCAGCACGCGACGACCATGGCGGCCGGACTCGCCTTCGCCGGGATGCACCCGGTCGTCGCGATCTACGCGACCTTCTTGAACCGCGCCTTCGACCAGCTGCTCATGGACTGCGCCATGCACAAGGCAGGCGTGACCTTCGTCCTCGACCGCTCCGGCGTGACCGGCCCCGACGGCGCCAGCCACCACGGCATGTGGGACATGTCGCTCGCGAGCATCGTGCCCGGCCTGCGCCTGGCCGCCCCCCGCGACGGGCAGCAGATCAGGGTCGCCCTGCGCGAGGCCGTTGACGTCGAGGACGGCCCGACGGTCATCCGGTTCCCCAAGGGCAGCGTCGCCGACCCGCTCGAGGCCGTCGCGACGGTCGACGGGCTCGACGTCCTCGCCGGTGACCCGGCGGTCGACCCCGAGGTGCTCGTCGTCTCGGTCGGCTCGATGGCCGGCACGGCGACGACGGTCGCCGAAAAGCTTGCGGCAGAGGGCCACTCGACGCTGGTCGTCGACCCCCGCTGGGTCCTGCCGGTGCCTGCGGCCCTCGTCGAGCTCGCCGCTCGCTCCGGCCGGGTCGCCGTCATCGAGGACAACAACGTCTCCGGCGGCGTCGGCGCCGAGGTCGCCCGCGTCCTCGACGAGGCCGGCGTCACCGCGCCGGTGCACCGCTTCGGCCTGCCCAAGGAGTTCCTCGCCCACGCCTCCCGCGCCCAGGTGCTCGAGACCGTCGGGCTGACGCCCGAGCCGATCGTCGAGCGGCTGCGCGCGCACCTCTGA
- a CDS encoding substrate-binding domain-containing protein codes for MSMSWKLALASVAVSLSVTACGAPGSPGSGGDGGDADGPHKVGLVYSKSGPLATYGAQYRAAFDAGIDYATDGTGEVDGQPIEITEKDDAGDPAKAVSGATDLIGQDTKIIAGSTASGVALQVAPLAEDNKVLFISGPAAVDGVTGANDYTFRSGRQTYQDVATAGTMLGDVKGKKVTVLAQDSAFGTANIDAVKSVLGAQGAKVTAVEAPAGAKDFTPFATKIKAGSPDLLFVAWAGDNATAMWSTLSQQGVFDETKVVTGLDIKATHALFGEAGTKIDFLSHFFAGAADNEAYTALEESLAKDGEEVDLFSTDGFVAGQMVVQAIKEGGNDPDRMVKALEGWSFEGPKGPMEIRAEDHALLQPMFTVSLEKKGKNFVPVLGKTIDAADVAPPVAGSK; via the coding sequence ATGTCCATGTCGTGGAAGCTCGCTCTCGCGAGCGTCGCCGTCAGCCTGAGCGTCACCGCGTGCGGTGCCCCCGGCAGCCCCGGGTCGGGCGGCGACGGGGGAGACGCGGACGGGCCGCACAAGGTGGGCCTCGTCTACAGCAAGTCGGGACCACTCGCGACGTACGGCGCCCAGTACCGCGCCGCCTTCGACGCCGGCATCGACTACGCCACCGACGGCACCGGAGAGGTCGACGGCCAGCCGATCGAGATCACCGAGAAGGACGACGCCGGCGACCCGGCCAAGGCCGTCTCCGGCGCCACCGACCTCATCGGCCAGGACACGAAGATCATCGCTGGCTCGACGGCCTCGGGCGTGGCCCTGCAGGTCGCCCCGCTGGCCGAGGACAACAAGGTCCTCTTCATCTCCGGTCCGGCGGCGGTCGACGGCGTCACGGGCGCCAACGACTACACCTTCCGCTCCGGCCGCCAGACCTACCAGGACGTCGCGACCGCCGGGACGATGCTCGGCGACGTCAAGGGCAAGAAGGTCACCGTCCTGGCCCAGGACAGCGCCTTCGGCACCGCCAACATCGACGCGGTCAAGAGCGTGCTCGGTGCCCAGGGCGCGAAGGTGACCGCCGTCGAGGCGCCTGCGGGAGCCAAGGACTTCACCCCCTTCGCCACGAAGATCAAGGCCGGCTCGCCCGACCTGCTCTTCGTCGCGTGGGCCGGCGACAACGCGACCGCGATGTGGAGCACGCTGTCCCAGCAGGGCGTCTTCGACGAGACCAAGGTCGTCACCGGTCTCGACATCAAGGCGACGCACGCGCTCTTCGGCGAGGCCGGGACCAAGATCGACTTCCTCAGCCACTTCTTCGCCGGCGCCGCCGACAACGAGGCCTACACCGCGCTGGAGGAGAGCCTGGCGAAGGACGGCGAGGAGGTCGACCTCTTCAGCACCGACGGCTTCGTCGCCGGCCAGATGGTCGTCCAGGCGATCAAGGAGGGCGGCAACGACCCGGACAGGATGGTCAAGGCCCTCGAGGGGTGGAGCTTCGAGGGGCCCAAGGGTCCGATGGAGATCCGCGCCGAGGACCACGCGCTGCTGCAGCCGATGTTCACCGTGTCGCTGGAGAAGAAGGGCAAGAACTTCGTGCCCGTCCTCGGCAAGACGATCGACGCCGCGGACGTGGCCCCGCCCGTCGCCGGGTCGAAGTGA
- a CDS encoding branched-chain amino acid ABC transporter permease — MSDLTLILGTGLGLGALYFLAAAGLSLIYGLMGVLNFAHGAFMMAGAYAGWETMQRLPGELSVGVRLLAAVVVALLVGAVIGVVVEVCLIRPLYKHHIQQVLVTVGLSLAAVAVAQAVWSADPKPVEKPSWMASTTQLAGAHLPNDRLLFVLVAGLVFAGLHALLRYTRLGLVIRAGVENRTMVEALGINVRATFTIVFAMGGAAAALAGVLYSQYAGSVSPAQGGSLLIYAFIVVVIGGMGSLTGTAVAAVAVGLVQQLANYYAASGVGDLSVVLLLALVLLARPAAMKGAPA, encoded by the coding sequence ATGAGCGACCTGACCCTGATCCTCGGCACCGGCCTCGGGCTGGGCGCGCTGTACTTCCTCGCCGCGGCCGGGCTCAGCCTCATCTACGGACTGATGGGCGTACTCAACTTCGCGCACGGCGCCTTCATGATGGCCGGCGCCTACGCCGGCTGGGAGACCATGCAGCGCCTGCCCGGCGAGCTGTCCGTCGGCGTGCGACTGCTCGCTGCGGTCGTCGTGGCGCTCCTCGTCGGTGCCGTCATCGGTGTGGTCGTCGAGGTGTGTCTCATCCGCCCCCTCTACAAGCACCACATCCAGCAGGTGCTCGTCACCGTCGGGCTCTCCCTCGCGGCGGTCGCCGTCGCCCAGGCCGTCTGGTCCGCCGACCCCAAGCCGGTGGAGAAGCCGTCGTGGATGGCGTCGACGACCCAGCTCGCTGGCGCGCACCTGCCCAACGACCGGCTGCTCTTCGTCCTCGTGGCCGGGCTCGTCTTCGCGGGGTTGCACGCCCTGCTGCGCTACACGCGCCTCGGGCTGGTGATCCGGGCCGGGGTCGAGAACCGCACGATGGTCGAGGCACTCGGCATCAACGTGCGGGCGACCTTCACCATCGTCTTCGCGATGGGCGGGGCCGCCGCCGCGCTCGCCGGTGTCCTGTACTCGCAGTACGCCGGCTCGGTGTCGCCCGCCCAGGGTGGCTCGCTGCTCATCTACGCCTTCATCGTCGTCGTCATCGGGGGCATGGGGTCGCTCACCGGCACCGCGGTCGCCGCGGTCGCCGTCGGGCTGGTGCAGCAGCTCGCCAACTACTACGCGGCCAGCGGCGTCGGCGACCTGTCCGTCGTCCTCCTGCTGGCCCTCGTCCTGCTGGCTCGTCCCGCCGCCATGAAGGGAGCACCCGCATGA
- a CDS encoding ABC transporter ATP-binding protein, with amino-acid sequence MNDTTTPPVLTVEDLHVRYGGSHILQGVSFEVPSTGVTALLGRNGVGKTTTLKALLGLAPRTGTIRLDGQEIQGRQTVRIVRDGIGYVPEDREVFGGLSVDENLRLVDAAAGADAPIVRDLFPDLVTRRDQRAGTLSGGQQQMVSLARVLLRDNRLLLIDEPTKGLAPKLVTEVADVLAEVARTTPILLVEQNLPLVRRIADTVVVLDAGSVVHTGTAADLVADQELTRELLGVSMRRESAA; translated from the coding sequence GTGAACGACACGACCACGCCGCCGGTCCTCACCGTCGAGGACCTCCACGTGCGCTACGGCGGCTCGCACATCCTCCAGGGCGTCTCCTTCGAGGTGCCGTCCACCGGGGTCACCGCCCTCCTCGGGCGCAATGGCGTCGGCAAGACGACGACCCTCAAGGCGCTGCTCGGGCTGGCACCCCGCACGGGCACGATCCGGCTCGACGGGCAGGAGATCCAGGGACGTCAGACGGTCCGGATCGTCCGCGACGGCATCGGGTACGTCCCCGAGGACCGGGAGGTCTTCGGTGGCCTGAGCGTCGACGAGAACCTGCGCCTCGTCGATGCGGCGGCCGGGGCGGACGCGCCGATCGTGCGTGACCTCTTCCCCGACCTGGTGACCCGTAGGGACCAGCGGGCGGGGACGCTCTCCGGCGGGCAGCAGCAGATGGTCTCGCTCGCGCGGGTCCTCCTGCGGGACAACCGGCTGCTCCTCATCGACGAGCCGACCAAGGGCCTGGCGCCCAAGCTCGTCACCGAGGTCGCCGACGTCCTCGCCGAGGTGGCCCGCACGACCCCGATCCTGCTCGTGGAGCAGAACCTGCCGCTCGTGCGCCGCATCGCCGACACCGTCGTCGTCCTCGACGCCGGCAGCGTCGTGCACACCGGCACGGCGGCCGACCTCGTCGCCGACCAGGAGCTCACCCGCGAGCTGCTCGGGGTGTCGATGCGAAGGGAGAGCGCGGCATGA
- a CDS encoding ABC transporter ATP-binding protein, which yields MIAAAGVGWRIGGARILEDITLEVGVGELLGIIGPNGAGKSSLVNILSGVTRPSDGRVTLGEDDVTRLSATKRARRGLARSFQTSALFDGLSARENVRLAIQAAGPAPFSPFRAAGAVGGDRIDDLLARVRMPGKGQTLARDLSHGDRRKLELAMALASDPKVLLLDEPMAGVSAEDVDGLTEIIGDVRDSGVSVAMVEHHMHVVLGLADRVAVLHHGQLLAVGSPTEVTSDERVQQAYLGEAL from the coding sequence GTGATCGCCGCTGCCGGTGTCGGGTGGCGCATCGGCGGCGCGCGGATCCTCGAGGACATCACGCTCGAGGTCGGCGTCGGCGAGCTGCTCGGCATCATCGGTCCCAACGGAGCGGGCAAGTCCTCGCTCGTCAACATCCTCTCCGGCGTCACCCGGCCGAGCGACGGGCGGGTGACGTTGGGGGAGGACGACGTGACCCGGCTGAGCGCGACGAAGCGCGCCCGTCGGGGGCTCGCCCGGTCCTTCCAGACCTCGGCGCTCTTCGACGGGCTGTCCGCGAGGGAGAACGTGCGGCTGGCCATCCAGGCGGCGGGGCCGGCGCCCTTCTCGCCCTTCCGCGCGGCCGGGGCCGTCGGCGGGGACCGGATCGACGACCTGCTCGCGCGGGTGCGGATGCCCGGGAAGGGGCAGACCCTCGCCCGGGACCTGTCGCACGGCGATCGCCGCAAGCTCGAGCTGGCGATGGCGCTCGCGTCCGACCCCAAGGTGCTCCTGCTCGACGAACCCATGGCCGGCGTCTCGGCCGAGGACGTCGACGGGCTCACCGAGATCATCGGAGACGTGCGCGACAGCGGTGTCTCGGTCGCCATGGTCGAGCACCACATGCACGTCGTGCTCGGCCTCGCCGACCGGGTGGCCGTGCTGCACCACGGTCAGCTGCTCGCCGTCGGCAGCCCGACCGAGGTCACCTCGGACGAGCGCGTCCAGCAGGCCTACCTGGGAGAAGCACTGTGA
- a CDS encoding branched-chain amino acid ABC transporter permease, with product MSARSVAKALPGLALLLVLVALPYVSATVPGVLPGRVNGPGSLQLLATCFIFAGFALGYDVIFGRTGLLSFGHALFVAAGSYLLTISLSSWGTSLPVAVLLSLGVTLLLALVVGGIALRVGGIAFAMVTLAFAQAASIVVLRNPGDVTGGEEGLILSREAVPALLVGVHNAPYRYWLALAFVVLAFVAVALLVRTRAGHAMAAVRENEERAAVLGYDVYRVKLLAIVVGAVLGGLGGIVHAIVLGGSSPHVTTTEFTLALLVMVVLGGAGRLWGAVVGGFVYHYADARLVEVSGSSVVASMPDIVQRLLGEPLLILGVLFIVVVYFAPEGLTGLGARLLQRSRSGRSRQTEGARGLLPRRSDA from the coding sequence ATGAGTGCCCGATCGGTCGCCAAGGCCCTCCCGGGCCTGGCCCTCCTGCTCGTCCTCGTCGCCCTGCCCTACGTGTCGGCGACGGTCCCGGGCGTGCTGCCCGGCCGGGTCAACGGCCCCGGCTCCTTGCAGCTGCTCGCCACCTGCTTCATCTTCGCCGGCTTCGCGCTGGGCTACGACGTGATCTTCGGCCGCACCGGTCTGCTGAGCTTCGGCCACGCGCTCTTCGTCGCGGCGGGCAGCTACCTGCTGACGATCTCGCTGTCGTCATGGGGGACCTCGCTGCCCGTCGCGGTCCTCCTCTCGCTCGGGGTGACTCTCCTCCTCGCGCTCGTCGTGGGTGGCATCGCCCTGCGGGTCGGTGGCATCGCCTTCGCCATGGTGACGCTCGCCTTCGCCCAGGCCGCGTCGATCGTCGTGCTGCGCAACCCCGGCGACGTCACCGGCGGTGAGGAGGGGCTCATCCTCAGCCGTGAGGCGGTCCCGGCGTTGCTCGTCGGGGTGCACAACGCCCCCTACCGCTACTGGCTCGCGCTCGCCTTCGTCGTCCTCGCCTTCGTCGCCGTGGCGCTGCTCGTCCGCACCCGCGCCGGGCACGCCATGGCCGCCGTCCGTGAGAACGAAGAGCGTGCCGCCGTCCTCGGCTACGACGTCTACCGGGTCAAGCTCCTGGCGATCGTCGTCGGCGCCGTCCTCGGTGGCCTCGGAGGCATCGTGCACGCCATCGTCCTCGGCGGCTCGAGCCCGCACGTCACGACGACCGAGTTCACCCTCGCGCTGCTCGTCATGGTCGTCCTCGGGGGAGCGGGTCGGCTGTGGGGCGCGGTCGTCGGCGGGTTCGTCTACCACTACGCCGACGCCCGGCTGGTCGAGGTGAGCGGCTCGTCTGTCGTCGCCTCCATGCCCGACATCGTCCAGCGCCTGCTCGGGGAGCCGCTGCTCATCCTCGGCGTGCTCTTCATCGTCGTCGTGTACTTCGCGCCCGAGGGGCTCACCGGCCTGGGCGCCCGACTGCTGCAGCGCTCCCGGTCCGGCCGATCCCGGCAGACCGAGGGCGCTCGGGGCCTCCTGCCGAGGAGGTCGGACGCATGA